From Cellulophaga lytica DSM 7489, a single genomic window includes:
- a CDS encoding 5-carboxymethyl-2-hydroxymuconate Delta-isomerase — protein sequence MPHFVIDCSSDILKLQNPAEVLQSIHAVAVASNLFDEADIKVRLNPFAEHYLVGGEQKPFIHVFANIMEGRTKEQKANLSKEITRKLSQLFPEIPFIAINIRDFEKETYYNKSMI from the coding sequence ATGCCACACTTTGTTATAGATTGTTCTAGTGATATTTTAAAACTGCAAAATCCAGCGGAGGTTTTACAATCAATACACGCTGTAGCAGTAGCTTCTAATTTATTTGATGAAGCAGATATAAAAGTACGTTTAAACCCTTTTGCAGAGCACTATTTGGTAGGAGGTGAGCAAAAACCTTTTATTCACGTTTTTGCTAACATTATGGAGGGTAGAACTAAGGAGCAAAAAGCAAATTTATCAAAAGAAATAACACGTAAATTAAGCCAGTTATTCCCAGAAATCCCTTTTATAGCTATTAATATTAGAGATTTTGAAAAGGAAACTTATTACAATAAATCAATGATTTAA
- a CDS encoding EI24 domain-containing protein: MLKNILKGIKAYAGTFALISKLKLWKYFLVPVLISVLTAAIIVLLAIWLSGSIGGFIAQIWIWDWGKEAFTAVSNFIGATVIVVIGLLLYKHIVMALSAPFMSPVSEKIEAHLTGIPAHSHTNTTFSEQLWRGIRINVRNLAKEILFTIPILLLGFIPVIGVVSTVLLFLMQAYYAGFGNMDYTLERHFNYKESVAFVKKNRGLAIGNGIVFMLFLFVPLVGIILVLPLSVTAATLKTVEILKKDTLTIKK; this comes from the coding sequence ATGCTCAAAAATATCTTAAAAGGAATAAAAGCCTATGCTGGTACTTTTGCTTTAATTTCTAAGCTAAAACTTTGGAAATATTTTCTTGTTCCTGTACTAATTAGCGTATTAACAGCAGCAATAATTGTTTTGTTAGCTATTTGGTTGTCTGGTAGTATTGGTGGTTTTATAGCACAAATCTGGATTTGGGATTGGGGCAAAGAGGCCTTTACTGCAGTTTCTAACTTTATAGGCGCAACAGTAATTGTTGTAATAGGTTTATTGTTATACAAACACATTGTAATGGCATTATCTGCACCTTTTATGAGTCCTGTATCAGAAAAAATAGAGGCACATTTAACAGGTATACCGGCACATAGCCATACAAACACTACTTTTAGTGAGCAATTATGGCGTGGTATACGCATAAATGTAAGAAACTTAGCTAAAGAAATTTTATTTACAATACCAATTCTATTACTTGGTTTTATACCAGTAATTGGGGTAGTCTCTACAGTGTTACTGTTTTTAATGCAAGCATATTACGCAGGTTTTGGTAATATGGACTATACTTTAGAACGCCATTTTAACTACAAAGAGAGTGTTGCTTTTGTTAAAAAAAATAGAGGTTTAGCTATAGGTAATGGTATTGTTTTTATGCTGTTTTTGTTTGTACCATTAGTAGGTATTATTCTTGTTTTGCCTTTGTCTGTTACTGCTGCAACATTAAAAACAGTAGAAATTTTAAAGAAAGATACTTTAACTATTAAAAAATAA
- a CDS encoding N-acetylmuramoyl-L-alanine amidase-like domain-containing protein, translated as MKKQFFLIFILAGCVFCNAQHITCSPKDSVAFANKINEIKLVSKATTFGDSLIAIGKTFLKIPYVAKTLEIGEKESLVVNLQGLDCTTFVENVLAFGLISRADSLYFPSFTSTLKKIRYRDGNLDGYGSRLHYFTEWISNNETKGLVKNITNKIGGKIVKKEINFMGTHRDLYPFLKDDANYNTILKTEVALKQKEFCVLSQEDIAANEHLIQSGDIIALATSINGLDVTHTGIAIRAEDGRIHMLHASTGSMEVEITKMPLVDYLKNIKSNIGIMVARPI; from the coding sequence ATGAAAAAACAATTTTTTTTAATATTTATACTTGCAGGTTGTGTATTTTGTAATGCACAACATATTACGTGTTCTCCTAAAGATAGCGTGGCTTTTGCTAATAAAATTAATGAAATAAAATTAGTGAGTAAGGCAACTACTTTTGGCGACTCTTTAATTGCTATTGGTAAAACATTTTTAAAAATACCATATGTTGCAAAAACATTAGAAATAGGAGAAAAAGAATCTTTAGTGGTTAATCTTCAGGGTTTAGACTGTACCACTTTTGTAGAGAATGTACTTGCTTTTGGGTTAATCTCTAGAGCAGATAGTTTGTATTTTCCTTCATTTACTTCGACCTTAAAAAAAATTAGATACAGAGATGGTAATTTAGATGGTTATGGGTCTAGGTTACATTATTTTACAGAGTGGATTTCTAACAATGAAACTAAGGGATTGGTAAAAAATATTACCAATAAAATTGGTGGTAAAATTGTTAAAAAGGAAATTAACTTTATGGGTACACACAGAGATTTATATCCATTTTTAAAAGATGATGCAAATTATAACACCATATTAAAAACAGAAGTTGCACTTAAACAGAAAGAGTTTTGTGTATTGTCACAAGAAGATATTGCAGCTAACGAACACCTAATACAATCTGGAGATATTATTGCGCTAGCAACCTCTATTAATGGTTTAGATGTTACGCATACAGGTATTGCTATACGTGCAGAAGATGGGCGTATACATATGTTGCATGCCTCTACAGGATCTATGGAAGTAGAGATTACAAAAATGCCATTAGTAGATTACCTTAAAAACATAAAAAGTAACATTGGTATTATGGTTGCAAGACCAATTTAA
- the hemA gene encoding glutamyl-tRNA reductase → MKNYHISKHSSFYTIGLNYEKADAVVRGKFSLDEKAMNTLLVEAAEEGIDGLLVTSTCNRTELHGFAKHPFQLIKLLCDNASGTVEEFQEVAYVYKNNDAISHLFKVGTGLDSQILGDFEIISQLKQSFVRSKKHNLANPFIERLCNAVIQASKRIKNETEISSGATSVAFASVQYIIKNVPNISEKNILLFGTGKIGRNTCENLIKHTQNSHITLINRTKDKAEKVAGKFNLVVKDYGDLQAEIRNTDVLIVATGAAQPTISKELIYTKKPLLILDLSIPKNVADNVEELDNVSLIHLDHLSQMTDETLEKRKQFIPQAEAINDEIKTEFIKWLETRKFAPVIKALKQKLNTIKEEELDFHSKKAANFNLEEADIITDRIIQKITKQFANHLKDENTDANNSLDLIQKVFQLEVNTTK, encoded by the coding sequence ATGAAGAATTATCATATTTCTAAACATAGTTCCTTTTACACCATAGGTCTTAATTATGAAAAGGCAGATGCAGTAGTAAGAGGCAAATTTAGTTTAGATGAAAAAGCAATGAACACATTGCTAGTAGAGGCGGCAGAAGAAGGTATAGATGGTTTGTTGGTAACCTCTACTTGTAACAGAACAGAATTGCATGGTTTTGCAAAGCATCCATTTCAATTAATAAAATTGTTGTGTGATAATGCTTCTGGTACTGTAGAAGAGTTTCAGGAAGTAGCATATGTATATAAAAATAACGATGCTATTAGCCATTTATTTAAAGTTGGTACAGGTTTAGACAGTCAAATTCTAGGAGATTTTGAAATTATAAGTCAGCTTAAGCAAAGTTTTGTTCGTTCTAAAAAACACAATTTAGCAAACCCTTTTATAGAGCGCTTATGTAATGCGGTTATACAGGCAAGTAAGCGTATTAAAAACGAAACAGAAATATCTAGCGGAGCAACATCTGTAGCTTTTGCATCTGTACAATACATTATTAAAAACGTACCTAATATATCAGAAAAGAATATTTTACTTTTTGGAACAGGTAAAATAGGGCGTAATACGTGTGAAAACTTAATAAAACACACACAAAACTCACACATTACTTTAATTAATAGAACTAAAGACAAGGCAGAGAAAGTTGCTGGTAAGTTTAATTTGGTGGTTAAAGATTATGGAGATTTACAGGCAGAAATTAGAAATACAGATGTATTAATAGTTGCCACTGGTGCTGCACAACCAACCATTTCTAAAGAGTTAATTTATACAAAAAAACCACTATTAATTTTAGATCTTTCTATACCTAAAAATGTGGCAGATAATGTAGAGGAGTTAGATAATGTGTCGCTTATTCATTTAGATCATTTATCTCAAATGACTGATGAAACTTTAGAAAAAAGAAAGCAGTTTATACCACAAGCAGAAGCCATTAATGATGAAATTAAAACCGAGTTTATAAAGTGGTTAGAGACCCGCAAATTTGCTCCGGTAATTAAGGCATTAAAGCAAAAGCTAAATACTATTAAAGAAGAAGAGCTAGATTTTCATAGCAAAAAGGCTGCTAACTTTAACTTAGAAGAGGCAGATATTATAACAGACCGTATTATACAGAAAATTACAAAGCAGTTTGCCAATCACTTAAAAGATGAAAATACAGACGCTAACAATAGTTTAGACTTAATACAGAAAGTTTTTCAATTAGAAGTGAATACAACAAAATGA
- the hemC gene encoding hydroxymethylbilane synthase yields MSKIIRIGTRDSELALYQANRVKSELETLGFKTKIVAVKSAGDLELDKPLYELGITGIFTRTLDIAMLKGEIDIAVHSLKDVPTVLPKGIVQAAVLERGNVKDTLVYKNNEEFLGARDGVIATSSLRRKAQWLNRYPTHKVEDIRGNVNTRLQKLEDSETWNGAIFAAAGIGRLNLRPEEAVNLDWMIPAPGQGAIMVTAKEDEEEILAICEEINHRETEICTTIERTFLNRLEGGCTAPIGALAYIKSEQVIFRAVLLSPDGTKKIEVDRLVKLGDHNNLAIEAAEHVLERGGKYIMEGLHSANKETTVFSTKLLTNDQKDRLANGIAAESSDFIKISSNRIPPRVFKKEIENVVFTSKNAVESVLTNYAGSELQFNNIYCVGRKTRRFIKNNIGPVAHFEKRAKELAEYLVANLAVKEITYFSGNLRLDDMPSILEKNDIKVNEIEAYQTKFDAKKVPSTVEAVLFYSPSGIESFLKENKANAIAFCIGDTTAAEAKKHFADVRVAKLPTVESVIDLVNEHYK; encoded by the coding sequence ATGAGCAAAATAATACGCATTGGTACCAGAGATAGTGAACTTGCATTGTATCAGGCAAACAGAGTTAAGTCAGAATTAGAAACCCTAGGATTTAAAACTAAAATAGTAGCTGTTAAATCTGCAGGAGATTTAGAGTTAGATAAACCTTTGTACGAGCTTGGTATTACGGGTATTTTTACTAGAACCCTAGATATAGCAATGCTTAAAGGAGAAATAGATATTGCAGTACACTCTTTAAAAGATGTGCCAACTGTTTTGCCTAAAGGTATTGTACAAGCAGCTGTTTTAGAACGTGGTAATGTTAAAGACACTTTGGTATATAAAAATAACGAAGAGTTTTTAGGTGCCCGTGATGGTGTTATTGCTACCAGTAGTTTGCGCCGTAAAGCACAATGGCTAAACCGTTACCCAACTCATAAGGTAGAAGATATACGTGGTAATGTAAATACACGTTTGCAAAAATTAGAAGATTCTGAAACATGGAACGGAGCAATATTTGCTGCCGCTGGTATTGGTAGATTAAATTTACGACCAGAGGAAGCTGTTAATTTAGATTGGATGATTCCTGCGCCAGGACAAGGTGCAATAATGGTTACAGCAAAAGAAGACGAAGAAGAAATTTTAGCTATTTGTGAAGAAATAAACCATAGAGAAACTGAAATTTGTACAACAATAGAACGTACTTTTTTAAATAGGTTAGAGGGTGGTTGTACTGCTCCAATTGGTGCTTTGGCATACATAAAAAGCGAACAAGTAATTTTTAGAGCCGTATTACTAAGTCCAGATGGAACTAAGAAAATAGAGGTAGACAGACTTGTAAAATTAGGCGATCATAATAACTTGGCAATAGAAGCTGCAGAACACGTTTTAGAACGTGGTGGTAAGTATATTATGGAAGGTTTACACAGTGCTAATAAAGAAACCACTGTTTTTTCTACCAAATTGTTAACTAATGACCAAAAAGATAGGTTAGCAAATGGTATTGCTGCAGAAAGTAGTGATTTTATAAAAATTAGTTCTAACAGAATACCACCAAGAGTATTTAAAAAAGAGATTGAAAATGTAGTTTTTACTAGTAAAAATGCAGTAGAATCTGTACTAACTAATTACGCAGGGTCAGAGCTTCAGTTTAATAATATTTACTGTGTAGGTCGTAAAACCAGACGTTTTATAAAAAACAATATTGGTCCGGTTGCACATTTTGAAAAAAGAGCAAAAGAATTAGCAGAGTATTTAGTAGCTAATTTAGCGGTAAAAGAAATAACCTATTTTTCTGGTAATTTAAGGTTAGATGATATGCCTTCTATTTTAGAAAAAAATGATATTAAAGTTAATGAAATAGAAGCTTACCAAACAAAGTTTGATGCCAAAAAGGTGCCAAGCACTGTAGAGGCTGTATTGTTTTACAGTCCGTCTGGTATAGAAAGCTTTTTAAAAGAAAATAAAGCCAATGCAATTGCTTTTTGTATAGGAGATACAACAGCAGCAGAGGCAAAAAAACATTTTGCAGATGTTAGAGTAGCAAAACTACCAACTGTAGAAAGTGTTATAGATTTAGTAAACGAGCATTATAAATAG
- a CDS encoding TraB/GumN family protein: MRFLICSVLLLFLCFGNAQEKNSLLWEISGNGLKQTSYLYGTMHVSKKVAFRLDDVFYESLLKSDVVALESDPATWLEEDISQNAIRYNYVPKGFYASSFMMMNPEVEQVGSYLAFEDRILNGLLYRTSSFAQDFEEETYLDMFIYQAGQKFNKKIVALEDLNESTILVGRANLNAMKDKPDDWLLKKMQQKGMDFLLQDAYRERNINLIDSLDSGMYTNHYLKNMLYIRNQNMVNKLDTLLKTNKVFTGIGAAHLPGDNGVISLLRSKGYTVKPLTSKSGFKGRQLKEKIVKTFRQNNYKEQTPDDEAFSLMLPNKMYAVTDSNVTSYIVPDLANGSYVMITRIPTFSYLKDDRTFDFKKIDELLFENIPGKILEKNMLEKDGVPFFEIKNLLKNGDHQRYQIYITPLEIIIFKMGGEGTYVQQYSDTIFNTIKLKKDVLKKAKVTSGFKDFSVEMPSNYIFPNKYRLGSRLVQGVDEATDDYFFLKRVVQNDLRFIEEDTFELKQIQKRFYQQLKIKPKYKDTKNKSLVSSAVLDSVSGKKLFLKSVVNGINYYLLGTVSTDSTVANTYFNSLELKSPTYKKEFTFVKDTALYFTTKSTVKPPNFSVNNYSFNNGRKKPKEYNPYTKTNIYQNNNGEMVSVSVNKAHDFLMLPSVDSLWTLRKKIYKKKSFLIHKEQQSTTPEGYEQLNLILTDTASTRGIFVRNISKDGLLYEIKAVVDTTQKSSKYVTTFINNFTPVDTVIGKSFLEDKTPLFFKALRENDSIALNGYRFINFEPKHLDSLVHYVTKFDFNDSQKKIQSHLIQQMGKLKSNRVVPFFTTFYEDSYNNSSAQTKILQAVAAKANEASVKTLLDLMSKDLPLVGNSYEINTIFKPYLDSLPLAKQLFPKILEYSAIEEYKAPIFSILARLQLHSHIKVGAYKKYKKQILNDAKIQLKRHLGKDKVNGISGVFGSRNFTYNTLEDYTILLFPFRKEKEVQWFYTKLLLSNDAAVKTTYVALLARSNSSIPNGILDSLAAKPASRKLLFDKLKVAKKLQVFPKDYYTQESLGESLIYLRNKYNRNKYTVDFINQKDLMYKGTNYVGYYYKFTQKTSYDETEKIYLIVYPKSNEIGVQPFYQNKGRNFEDVYSQDEVIDMVTEEFILKDRKRAAVYRPNAYNTQFGYYNY; the protein is encoded by the coding sequence ATGCGCTTTCTTATTTGTTCTGTTTTACTGTTATTTCTTTGTTTTGGTAATGCACAAGAAAAAAACAGTTTGCTTTGGGAGATTTCTGGTAACGGATTAAAACAAACTTCTTATTTGTACGGAACAATGCATGTAAGTAAAAAAGTGGCGTTTAGGTTAGATGATGTTTTTTACGAATCGTTATTAAAAAGTGATGTAGTTGCATTAGAGTCGGACCCAGCTACGTGGTTAGAAGAAGATATTTCTCAAAATGCCATACGTTACAATTACGTTCCTAAGGGATTTTACGCAAGTTCATTTATGATGATGAATCCTGAAGTAGAGCAGGTGGGATCTTACCTTGCTTTTGAAGATCGTATTTTAAATGGATTGTTGTACAGAACCAGCTCTTTTGCTCAAGATTTTGAGGAGGAAACATATTTAGATATGTTTATATACCAAGCAGGACAAAAGTTTAACAAAAAAATAGTTGCATTAGAAGATTTAAATGAATCTACAATTTTAGTGGGTAGGGCAAATTTAAATGCAATGAAAGACAAACCAGACGATTGGCTGCTAAAAAAAATGCAGCAAAAAGGAATGGATTTTTTATTGCAAGATGCTTACAGAGAGCGTAATATAAATTTAATAGACTCCTTAGACTCTGGTATGTATACCAATCATTATTTAAAAAATATGCTGTATATACGCAACCAGAATATGGTTAATAAGTTAGATACATTATTAAAAACTAATAAGGTTTTTACTGGTATTGGTGCGGCTCATTTACCTGGAGATAATGGTGTAATTTCTTTGTTGCGTAGCAAAGGATATACCGTAAAGCCGTTAACCTCTAAGTCTGGATTTAAAGGCAGACAATTAAAAGAAAAAATAGTTAAAACTTTTAGGCAAAATAATTATAAGGAGCAAACGCCAGATGATGAGGCTTTTTCTTTAATGTTGCCTAATAAAATGTATGCTGTTACAGATAGTAATGTAACCAGTTATATAGTGCCAGACCTTGCTAACGGTAGTTATGTAATGATAACTCGTATACCTACTTTCTCGTATTTAAAAGACGATAGAACTTTTGATTTTAAAAAAATTGACGAGTTGCTTTTTGAGAATATTCCGGGTAAAATTTTAGAGAAAAATATGCTAGAAAAAGACGGTGTTCCGTTTTTTGAAATTAAAAACTTACTTAAAAATGGTGATCACCAACGCTACCAAATTTACATTACACCTTTAGAAATTATCATTTTTAAAATGGGTGGTGAAGGTACTTATGTGCAACAATACTCAGATACTATTTTTAATACCATTAAGTTAAAAAAAGATGTTTTAAAAAAGGCAAAAGTTACATCCGGATTTAAAGATTTTTCTGTGGAAATGCCATCTAATTACATTTTTCCTAATAAATATAGGTTGGGAAGTCGTTTGGTGCAAGGTGTAGATGAGGCTACAGACGATTACTTTTTTCTTAAAAGAGTAGTACAAAACGATCTACGTTTTATTGAAGAAGATACGTTTGAGCTTAAGCAAATTCAAAAACGATTTTACCAGCAACTAAAAATTAAACCTAAGTATAAAGACACTAAAAATAAATCACTTGTTTCTAGCGCAGTTTTAGATTCTGTTTCTGGTAAAAAATTATTTTTAAAATCTGTTGTAAACGGCATAAACTATTATTTGCTAGGCACGGTTAGCACAGATTCTACCGTAGCAAACACCTATTTTAATTCTTTAGAGTTAAAGAGTCCAACTTATAAAAAGGAGTTTACTTTTGTAAAGGATACTGCGTTGTACTTTACCACAAAATCTACGGTTAAGCCACCTAATTTTTCGGTAAATAACTACAGTTTTAATAATGGTAGAAAAAAGCCCAAAGAATACAACCCGTATACCAAAACCAATATCTACCAAAATAATAACGGAGAAATGGTTAGTGTTTCTGTAAACAAGGCACATGATTTTTTAATGTTACCAAGTGTAGACTCTCTTTGGACATTGCGTAAAAAAATATACAAGAAAAAGAGCTTTTTAATTCATAAAGAACAACAATCTACAACCCCAGAGGGCTATGAGCAGTTAAATTTAATTTTAACAGATACCGCAAGTACAAGAGGTATTTTTGTTAGAAACATATCTAAAGATGGTTTGTTGTATGAGATTAAGGCAGTTGTAGACACCACTCAAAAATCTAGCAAATATGTGACAACATTTATTAATAATTTTACCCCTGTAGATACTGTTATTGGTAAATCGTTTTTAGAAGATAAAACACCTTTGTTTTTTAAAGCTCTGCGTGAAAATGATAGTATTGCTCTTAATGGATATCGTTTTATAAATTTTGAACCTAAACACTTAGATTCTTTAGTACATTATGTAACTAAGTTTGATTTTAATGACAGTCAAAAGAAAATACAATCTCATTTAATACAGCAAATGGGCAAACTAAAAAGTAACAGGGTTGTGCCGTTTTTTACTACTTTTTACGAAGACTCTTATAACAACTCTAGCGCCCAAACTAAAATATTACAAGCAGTAGCGGCTAAAGCCAATGAGGCATCTGTAAAAACATTGTTAGACCTAATGTCTAAAGATTTGCCTTTGGTGGGTAATAGTTATGAAATTAACACCATATTTAAACCGTATTTAGATAGTTTGCCTTTAGCAAAACAACTGTTTCCTAAAATTTTAGAGTATAGTGCAATAGAAGAATACAAGGCGCCTATATTTTCAATTTTAGCACGTTTGCAATTGCATTCTCACATAAAAGTTGGCGCCTATAAAAAATATAAAAAGCAAATTTTAAATGATGCTAAAATTCAGCTTAAAAGACATTTAGGCAAGGACAAGGTAAATGGTATTAGTGGTGTATTTGGCTCAAGAAATTTTACTTATAACACGTTAGAAGATTATACAATACTACTTTTTCCTTTTCGTAAAGAAAAAGAAGTGCAATGGTTTTATACAAAACTATTGTTAAGTAATGACGCTGCCGTTAAAACAACCTATGTAGCTTTGTTAGCTAGGTCTAATTCATCTATACCAAATGGTATTTTAGATTCTTTAGCAGCCAAACCTGCAAGCAGAAAATTACTTTTTGATAAGCTTAAAGTTGCTAAAAAATTACAAGTATTTCCTAAAGATTATTACACACAAGAAAGCTTGGGAGAGAGTTTAATTTACCTACGTAACAAGTACAATAGAAATAAGTATACGGTAGATTTTATTAATCAGAAAGATTTGATGTACAAGGGCACTAATTATGTTGGGTATTATTACAAGTTTACACAAAAAACTAGTTATGATGAAACTGAAAAAATATACCTTATAGTTTATCCAAAAAGCAATGAAATTGGTGTACAACCTTTTTATCAAAATAAAGGAAGAAATTTTGAAGATGTTTATAGTCAGGATGAGGTTATAGATATGGTTACAGAAGAGTTTATTTTAAAGGATAGAAAACGTGCAGCAGTATACAGGCCTAATGCATACAATACGCAATTTGGGTATTACAATTACTAA
- a CDS encoding DUF6973 domain-containing protein has product MLFLRHPLLLVPSIKATKQTFALCNTYYPGGHGKSNKGNAFRHAVWNALLCTYSLKRTKSKQKSVFWAQKVTDLYEKVTNNNELDELMDLQNNAVGRLYFFNYADKKESELINFIFEKSKVAEKIANAKDIKLYPANMVYIVS; this is encoded by the coding sequence TTGCTGTTTTTAAGACATCCGTTATTATTGGTTCCTAGTATAAAAGCAACAAAACAAACATTTGCTCTTTGCAATACCTACTATCCAGGTGGGCACGGTAAAAGTAATAAAGGTAATGCGTTTAGACACGCAGTGTGGAATGCTCTATTGTGTACTTACTCACTAAAACGCACAAAAAGCAAGCAAAAAAGTGTGTTTTGGGCTCAAAAAGTAACCGATTTGTATGAAAAAGTTACTAATAATAATGAGTTAGATGAACTAATGGACCTACAGAACAATGCTGTTGGTAGACTTTATTTTTTTAATTATGCAGACAAAAAGGAATCGGAATTAATAAACTTTATTTTTGAAAAAAGTAAGGTAGCCGAAAAAATTGCAAATGCAAAAGACATAAAACTATATCCTGCAAATATGGTATATATTGTATCTTAG
- a CDS encoding helix-turn-helix domain-containing protein, whose amino-acid sequence MEVKNTAQGSFEEVLIEDGFYVLKIQNDSIENQKVEREIDSSFIQFHYCLKGNGKFIFNDSSYALEVSEENSLLLYNTQKDLPLNLELSPNSWMVSVVMTIRKFHSLFSKEADYIPFLSSDFQDKKYYSQENVSPATAIVLSQIMNYNLHSSIKSLYIKGKVYELIALYFNKSEDADIEQCPFLVDEDNVQRIRKAKEIIIARMAEPPTLAELSDEIGLSLKKLKEGFKQIYGDSVYSFLFEHKMDYARKMLETGQHNVNEVGLKVGYSTASHFIAAFKKKYGTTPKKYLMSLTNG is encoded by the coding sequence ATGGAAGTAAAAAATACCGCTCAAGGTTCATTTGAAGAAGTACTAATTGAAGATGGTTTTTATGTACTTAAAATACAAAACGATAGTATTGAAAATCAAAAAGTTGAACGTGAAATAGACAGCTCTTTCATACAGTTTCATTACTGCTTAAAAGGCAACGGAAAGTTTATTTTTAATGACAGTAGCTATGCTTTAGAGGTTTCTGAAGAAAACTCTCTTTTACTTTACAATACACAAAAAGATTTGCCACTAAACCTAGAGTTAAGCCCTAACTCTTGGATGGTATCTGTGGTAATGACAATTCGTAAATTTCATTCATTATTTTCTAAAGAAGCAGATTACATTCCGTTTTTAAGTTCAGATTTTCAAGATAAAAAATACTACTCACAGGAAAATGTGAGTCCGGCTACAGCAATAGTTCTAAGTCAGATTATGAATTACAATCTGCACTCTTCTATAAAAAGCCTATACATAAAAGGCAAAGTTTATGAGCTTATTGCTTTGTATTTTAACAAAAGTGAAGATGCAGATATTGAGCAATGTCCTTTTTTGGTTGATGAAGATAATGTACAACGAATTAGAAAAGCCAAAGAAATTATTATTGCTAGAATGGCAGAACCACCAACATTAGCAGAATTGTCTGATGAAATTGGCTTGTCTTTAAAAAAGCTAAAAGAAGGTTTTAAACAAATTTATGGCGACTCTGTATATAGTTTTTTGTTTGAGCACAAAATGGATTACGCACGTAAAATGCTAGAAACCGGCCAACATAATGTTAACGAAGTTGGCTTAAAAGTAGGTTACAGTACTGCAAGCCATTTTATAGCTGCTTTTAAAAAGAAATATGGCACAACACCAAAAAAATATTTAATGTCTTTAACTAACGGCTAA
- the hemE gene encoding uroporphyrinogen decarboxylase, with translation MIKNDLFLRALKGETVDRPPVWMMRQAGRYLPEFMEIKKKYDFFTRCQTPELASEITVQPIRRYGMDAAILFSDILVIPQAMNIEVEMKPNFGPYLPNPIRTSKDLESVIVPDINSTLGYVMDAIKMTKEKLNDDIPLIGFAGSPWTILCYCVQGQGSKTFDKAKEFCFTNPVAAHQLLQKITDTTIAYLKEKVKAGVNAVQVFDSWGGMLSPTDYQEFSWQYIQQIIDALKDEAPVIAFGKGCWFALGDMAKSGASALGVDWTCSARNARYLTGGNITLQGNFDPSRLLSPPEDIKKMVHQMINEFGKDKYIVNLGHGILPNIPLENAKAFIDAVKEYKAN, from the coding sequence ATGATAAAAAACGATTTATTTTTAAGAGCCTTAAAAGGTGAAACCGTAGACAGACCACCAGTTTGGATGATGCGTCAGGCAGGTAGATACTTGCCAGAGTTTATGGAAATAAAGAAAAAATACGATTTCTTTACGCGTTGCCAAACACCAGAGTTGGCATCAGAAATAACAGTGCAACCTATACGTAGATATGGTATGGATGCTGCTATTTTATTTTCTGATATTTTGGTTATTCCACAGGCAATGAATATAGAGGTTGAAATGAAACCTAATTTTGGGCCTTATTTGCCAAACCCTATTCGTACTTCTAAAGATTTAGAATCTGTTATTGTACCAGACATAAACAGCACACTTGGTTATGTTATGGATGCTATTAAAATGACAAAAGAGAAGTTAAATGATGATATTCCTTTAATTGGTTTTGCAGGTTCTCCTTGGACAATTTTATGTTACTGCGTACAAGGGCAAGGTAGTAAAACGTTTGATAAGGCAAAGGAATTTTGTTTTACCAACCCGGTTGCAGCTCATCAATTATTGCAAAAAATTACAGATACTACAATAGCTTACCTTAAAGAAAAAGTTAAGGCTGGTGTTAACGCTGTTCAGGTGTTTGACTCTTGGGGAGGTATGTTATCACCAACAGATTATCAAGAGTTTTCTTGGCAGTACATACAGCAAATTATAGATGCCTTAAAAGATGAAGCTCCGGTTATAGCTTTTGGTAAAGGATGTTGGTTTGCATTGGGTGATATGGCTAAATCTGGTGCATCTGCATTAGGTGTAGACTGGACTTGTTCTGCACGTAATGCACGTTACTTAACAGGAGGTAATATTACATTACAAGGTAATTTTGATCCGTCTAGGTTATTATCTCCACCAGAAGATATTAAAAAAATGGTGCACCAAATGATAAATGAGTTTGGTAAGGATAAGTATATAGTAAACCTTGGTCACGGTATTTTGCCAAACATACCGTTAGAAAATGCAAAAGCATTTATAGACGCTGTAAAAGAGTATAAAGCTAATTAG